Within Sorangiineae bacterium MSr11367, the genomic segment CAGGGCTTCGCGCAAATCGATGCGGGTCGTATCCGAGAGGGCCTTGTCGCTTCGGGCAAGCATGGCCTTGTCCGGGGAGGCGCCGTACGAGAATTCGAGCCGGTAAACGGTGTCGCCCTCGAGGGCCTTGGGGATCAAGAAGCGCAGCGGCGTGGGGCCGGCCATGGAGGCGCTCTGCCGCGGGCGCTCGAAGCGATCGCGCTCGTTGGCCAGAACGGAGACCTGGCCTTCGACGGCGGTGAGCCCCTCGGTCGGCGCCGACAGTGCGAGGGTGAACTCGCGAAAGGTGCGGCTCCAGGCGGGCAGCCGCACGTCGACGTCCCGGCGCGCGGCGTTCGTCGAAAGGTTGGCCCAGTCGAAGGCGTAGGCGGCGGGTGCGCCTTTTTCGTCGAGCGCCTCCCCGAGCACGCGGAATTTCTTTTCGTCGACGAGAAAGCGTTTTGCCACCGGCAGGGGCAGCGGATCGGCCACACGCGGTACCTCCGTGGCCCCGACGCCGAGGCTCACGGTGTAGCGCGCCGCCTTCGGGTACGCTCCGGGGAGCTTGACCCGCGCCGTACTCACGACGCGCGCCGCCCCGCCCTCGTCCTCCGTTTCACCGATGACGATGTCGTCGCCGGGCTGCACACCGGTCACGGTGATCAATTGATAAACGCTATTTCCATAGGCCACGGTGACCATGCCCCCCGCGGGCGCATCCGCGGAGGCTTTCCCATCGTCGCCGGACGTTGCCTCGGCAACGACGGCGCCCGCCCCGTCCTGAAAAACGATGTGCCTCCCCGCCAGCGGCGCCCCGTCATCGAAAACGGCGACGTTCACCTTACCCATTGGCCCAGCGTACGCCGGACGAGCATCGAGCACGTTCGCGCCCTCCCCCGGACGAGGAGGTTTGACGTGGGGGGGCGCCAACACGAAAGCCATCCCCACGGCCAACGCCGCTCCACCCAACACCAACGGCCACAGTCTCATCGGCTCTCCATGTTAGCGTGCCCCCAATGGGGCGATGGCTTCTCGTGATCGCATGTGCACTCTGCACGCATCTCGGCGCGCTCGGTGCGGGGTTTCTCTGGCTCGACCACGCCCACATCGAAGAGGGCCTGGCCATTTTCCCGCCTTCGCATTGGCACGAAGCGTTCACGCAAGGCTTTGCCGGCACCGGCTTTTACCGCCCGCTGATGGCCCTCTCCCTTTCCATCGATGCGCTCGCGGGAACTCCCCTCGCCTTCCACGCCACCAGCCTCGCCTGGCACGCTGCGGCCTCGGCGATGGTCGTCGCCGCGGCAGACGCGCTCGGTCTTTCGCGCAGGGCGGCCACCCTCGCGGGGATCCTCTTCGCCGTGCACCCGTTGGCGGATCTGCCGGCCAACGCCATCGCCTTCCGCTCCGAGGCGATGGTCGTCGTGGCCTTGCTCGCGCTCGTCGTCTTTCACGTGCGCGAGCGCCCCATCGCGGCGGCGGCCGCCCTGCTCGCGGGCGCGCTGACCAAAGAGGTGGCGCTCGTTCTGGCGCCGCTGTTTCTCGTCGCATTGGGGGGGCTCCCCAAACGCCGCCGAACCTGGCTCGCCGAAGGCGGCGCGCTGGTCGCCGCCCTCGCGTTGCGCCTGGCGTTCGCGCCCTCGTGGCGTGCATCGCACGAGGCGATGTCCGTGTCCGAGGCCATCGGCACGCGCCTCGCATCGCTGGCCAAGGGCGCGGGGGCCGTGCTCTTTCCGCTGGATCGGCACGTGTGCGACGCCTTCCGCATCACGCCGGTGTGGCACCCCATGTCGCTGCTCGGGTTGGCCATCGCGGTGGCCCTCGCGCGCCTCGCCGTTCGCCGTCGTGGACCGGCGCTCTTGCTCGCCCTCGCGCTGCTGCCGTCGCTGCAGCTGGTTCCCATCATGCGCTGGTGGTCGCCGCACTATTTCTACGTCCCCCTCACCTTCGCCGCGATGCTCGCCGCCGAAGCCCTGGACCGCCTCCCGCGCAGGGCCTCCGTCGCCGCGGGCGCACTGGCCGCCGCCTTCGCCGCCCTCTCGCTCGTCGACGCGCGCCGGTTTCACGACGACGAATCCCTCTGGAGGCCCGAAGTCGCCGCACAACCCGCGTGTCGCGAAGGCCAATTTTACCTCGCGGACGCCGACCGCCAGGCCCATCGCTTCGCCGCCGCCGCCAAGAAGTACGAGGCGGCCCTCGCACCTTGGCCCGGAGTGCTGGCCTTCGTCGATCGCACCGCCGCCCTGGAAAACATGGGCACCACGTACATTGCCCTGCGCCGTTTCGCCGACGCGAAGACCGCATTCCGCACCGCCCTCACGGGAACGAACGATCCGCGCCGACGCCGCGAGCTCACCCACGATCTCGCCGGCGCCACGCTCGAAGGAGGCGATCCGGCCGAAGCCGAGCGCCTCCTGGCGCCGGAGACCACACGCCCCGACGCCTTTCCCGAATCGCTCACCCTGCGCGCCCGCGCCCTTCACGACCTCGGCCGCAACGACGAAGCACGCGAACTCCTGGCGCGCCTTCCGCGCGCTCATTAACGCAACGCTCGAAAGGTCATCCCTATCGGAAAGGACACTGCGGTCGAGCAGCGGCAGCGAGACCAGCCCGGCGGGCCCGGCGCCCTTGTCCGCTTCTCGCGCAAAGATCGCCAGACGTGGTGGCGATCCTCGCTTTTTGAACCGAACATCGCGCCGGTCCCGCCGGTTCGTCCCGCTGCCGCAGTTCTCGCACAGCGATGATTCGAGAACCGGTACGTTCAATTGAACGTTACCTTAGGGAGCGCGGGTGATGGTGAAGCTCGTCTTGCCGCTCGAGGCGGGCGGGTCGATGATGACGTTGTCGACGGTCTTGAAGTAGCCGCGAGCCTTGCGGGGATCGCCATCGACGTGGAACGTGATGAAGAGGGCGCCGAAGCTGCTCGCGTAGGTCGAGCCCCAATAGGGTTTGCTCGCCACCGTCGTGTTGAGCGGACGCATGTCGTGCCCGCCAAGGCTGCTGTCGAAGAAGAAGTGCTTGCCCGGCGCCACGCAAAGGTCGAACGCGCTGTTGCACGACGAATCGATGGTTTGGCTCTGATCGTTCGTCACGGTCTTGCTGCGCGAGTACGTGTGCGAGTGTCCCTGCGCAACGATGGCACCTTGGGCGCGGCAGTTCTCGTAGATGGTCCAGCCCATCTCGTCGCTCTTCGGGCCGACGTTGGTGGCGCGCTGGTTCTTGTGCCAGCTACAGATCTTCCAAATGTGCGCGTCGTTCGCGAGGCGGTCCTTGACGTAGGTCGCGCGGCTGGGGCTCGTCTCCGAGTCCGAGACCATCACGATTTTGAGGCCCTTGTAGACGACGGAGTAGTTCTTCTTCGTGGGGTCGTTGTTTTCCGAGGGGATGTTCCACGTGGCCATGCGGCTCTTCAGCCCCGAGCCGATTTGGCTCCAGCCGCTGTCGTGGTTTCCCTTCGAGACGAAGTAGGGAATCTTGGTTTGCGCGGTGTTGATCTCCGCATCGATGGCGGAAAACCATTCCGGCGGCGCCTCGCCGTCGTAGGTGAGGTCGCCCTGTACGACCACGAGCTGCGCCGCCTCGCGCTTCACGAGCTGCAGGACGGTGCGAAAATCTTCGCCCGATGCCGTATCGCCAATGAAGGCGACCTTGAAGTTGGCATCCGTCGGGATGTCCGCCGCCGCCACGCTCGGCGCCTCGTCGGCGGCTTCGTTCGTGTCGGCCGCGGGCTCGGGCCCCTCGGACGGAGGCTCGTACACGCCCGGCGAGGCCGCGCCTTCGCCCCCCGCGTTGTTCGCGGAGTGATCTTCACCGCCGCACGCGGAGATGGCCGACGCCGAGCACACGGCCGCCGCCAAAAGCCCCAACCCCGCGCGCTCCCACGTGCCCCAACCACCAGCGGAAAGTCGTTCGCTCATGACCGGTAGTCATAAGCCATTTTCCGTGACGAGAGCATGGCAGTCTCAGTAACTTTGAACGCCGCTGCGCGTCGTAAATCACGCGACGACGTAGGCGTGAAAAACGTTCTACCGACTGGTGCGACGTTTTTGCTTCGCGACCGTTCGCGACTTCGTGGCACGCGTCTTCGCCGGGGCTTTGGCTTTTCGCGTTTTTGCAGGGCTCGCGGACGACGCAGCGGCGCTCTTGGAGTCGGCGCTCTTCGTTGTCGCCGGCACGCGGCGTTTATTGCTCGGCTCCGAATCGGTCAGGCCTAGAAAAGTGAAGAACTCACGGGCGGTCTGCGCGGCGCGCCCCTCGCGGCGGCGACGACGCTGCACGCGGTTCCACTCGGCGACCTTCGTGTTGTAGTCCTCGTGCTGCTTCCAATACCGCTGCTGCAGATCGTAGAGCGGCTCGGTGTCGACGTTGCCGTCCATCTCGTACGGGCACTCGGTGGCTTGCACCAAGGTGAGACGCCGAAGCTTCTTCTTCTTGTTGAACTCCGGATCGAGCGGATAGATGCGGCAGCCCAACGGGCGGCTCGTGTAGATGGTGCAGCGATTGTCGTCGCCCAGGTAGATGCAGCGCCCCTGCTCGTGCCGAAGCACCAGGACGCGCTTGCCTTGGCGAAGCATCGCAAACGCCTCGGGCTCGTCATCCATGTGGATGGCGTGCTTGTCGACCACCTGCGCAATATGGCTCGGTGAGTCGCCCGTGCGCTCGATGATGCGAGAGATGTCATCCTGCGTGAGGGGCAGGAGCGGGTCTTTGCAGCAATTGCCGCACCCCGTACAACGGAAATTCAGGTAACGGGCACCAGGGAAGTTTTTCATGCGGCCGCTGCTAGGAGCTTGTGAGCCTATACCATGAAAGACAATCCGCGCGCGATGTGCGGCGAACCATCGGGCGTGCTTTTGTTTTTTTGGATCGATGGAGGCGGGTGCCTTACCTGCCGGGCGCTTCGATGCATCCCGCAATGGCCGCGGCGCGGATGAAGGGCTGCAGTGGAGGCGGGAGACTTGCGGCGTCGAGGCCTAGGTCGATGGGGACCTCACCGCGTTCGTTCGCGGGACGATGATGGATGGTGGTGCTTCCGCGAAGGGTGCCAACGCGCATGGGCGACGTGGAATCGTCGGCGCGAACGTAGAACGGGACGTCGGCCGAGCATTGAACGGTGCTGCCGGCGGGAGGGTTCGTAGGAGCAACGAGGATGCCGCCCATCAGGTCTGCCGAGGGGGCCCACTTCGGAGAGAGCGTGGAAGCGTCCACCCAACCTTGAACCAGGACGTCGGCATCGGGAATGGCGATGCGAACCGCGCGGCCTTTACGCTCGAGCTCAGCGACTTGCTCGGGCGGTTCGTTGGAGGGCGACTCGAGCCAGGCGACAATCGGACCACGGGGCGCGAGGCGGAGGGGAATCTTCGTGCCGCGTTTGAGGTAACGGAAGTCGTACGACGAGGGCTCGACCTCGGGTTGAAAGGTGAGCTCGTTGCACGGGTACGTGATTGCGAGCGGTGCGGCCGGGGTAACGCAGCTCGGGAGGGTGACCTCCAGGGAGAGGGAGTCGTTGGCGACGGCCTTCGCGCGGGCACGCCACACGGTGAGCCATCCCTCGTGGGGCGCGCTCGAAGCGCTCGAAGCGCGGGGGCTGACGAGGAGGTCCTCGAGGTGGATTTCTCCGATGGCTGCGAAGTGCTCGGTGGAGACTTCCATCGTGGCGGCACCGCGGGTGGCACGCAGCTCGACGCGCCGTGCGCGTTGCACCGACGCGAATTCCTTGCCGGCGTACGAGAGCGGGAGGGGCTCGAGGAGCGTGACGTTTTCGGTGCGAATGACGCAGGTCGCGTTCTCGACGGTGCGGAGCGCGGGCTCTGGCTCTGGGGAGGAGGATGCCGACGCGGTGTTGGTCGGGCTCGGGCCCAAGGATGGCGCCGCGTGCGGCGAAGGCGACGGGGGCGCGGTCGCTCCGCATGCCGCGAGGACGAAGAGGAGCGGAACGATGGCTCGCATGGGCCGCGCATCATACGCGCAAGGCGGGGGGCGACTTCCCTCCCGCAGACGCCGAGGCGGTCTTCACCGCACTCGCCAACGAGTCCCGGCGCAACATCCTGGTCCTTCTCAGCCATCTTTGGGGCAGCAAAGAAAAAGGAGAGTGGAATCATGAGCACGACGACCGCCAACGGCGACATCCCCAAGATTTTCCGTGTGGCCCTCGAGGTCTCGAACATCGACGAAGCCGCCCGCTTCTACACCGAGCTCCTCGGCCAAGCCGGCAAGCGCCACCCCGGCTCGCGCCACTACTACGACTGCGGCGGCGTCATCCTGTCGTTGCTCGACGTCAGCGCCGGCGGCCTCCCGCCCACGCCCGGGGTGAAGTCCCTGTACCTCGCCGTGCGCAACCTCGACGCCATCCACGCCCGCGCCCAGGCCTTGGGAGCACTGGCGCCCTACAAAGTGCACGGCCAACCGGCCGCCGATCCGGTGCAGCGGCCGTGGGGCGAGCGCTCCTTCTACGTCGTCGACCCCTGGGGCAACGACCTGTGCTTCGTCGAAGAGGGCACGCTGTACACATGACAACGCCGCTCGCCATCGCGCAGGACGCAGTTGGCGGAGGTGCTCGCGACACCATCTCGTCGCGAGCGCAGGAACACGAGCTCAGCGAAGCACGACGCTGGCTCAAGGCAATTTGCAGGGCAAAACTGCTCTTCTCCCCTGCCCTGACAGCTGCGCTCGCGGAGCCGTTCCAAAAATTCGTCACGAACGCGTCGCGTTAGCTTGACGGGCGCGCCGTGGGTCTATATTGGTTCTCCTCAATTCCGGCTTAGCTCAGTTGGTAGAGCAGGCGGCTGTTAACCGCCGGGTCGTAGGTTCGAGTCCTACAGCCGGAGCTATCTGAAGCGCTGCGATAACTTGGGAGTGACCCGCTGGTTCAAAGGGCGGGTCCCCGCAACGCGGCGGAAATAAGGCTTCGAGAGAGCTTCGTTGACGACGACAAAGCTCTCGAGGGTGCACGCGGGTGGCGCGCGTGGGCGGCCGCAGGGGTGATTTCGGAGCTTCACTTCGTGCATCGGGTCGAAGCGAAACGAAGCTTGGTTAACGGAGCGTTAACCGCGGTTAACTCAAACCGCCACAACAAAGCTCGGAAACGAATCCGCGCACTTAGCTTCCCTGACCGCGTAGTCCGGGCGCCCGAATGCAGCGACTCGAGAACGCGGCCCGCGCGGGGCTTTGTCGGTGATCGGATGATCTGGGCGAGACCTTCTCGGAAGCCGCGGAGGGGCAGCCCATCACGGCCCCGCGCGCGAGTCCCTCGCGGGCGTGATGGACGCCGGCCCGGAAGCCGCTCGTCGTCACGGGAACGATCCGCCTTCCCAGCGCGATCTTGCCATGGGAGCGCGAGCTCATCTCTTCCGCCCTCACGGCGATGGCCAACGGAGAATGTCGTGGCCAGGGGTAGAGCGCGCGAGACATGGGTGCCTATCTGCGTGCCAGCGCGCCGGAGCGGGCCGAGCGCGAGCTGTCACTTCCCGCTCAGCGGCGCGCGGTTCAGGAGTACGCTGCCCCGGAACGAGCGCTCGATCAGCCGCGACCAATCGGGACGGTAAAGCTCGAATTCATACGCATGGTCACGCTCTGGTGGACGTACGCGGTACCCATTCGCGTGATGCGCTGGAGCCAGTAGCCATGTCGCGCTGCGCCGGTACCGTCGTACGGAAGGTACGGAAACTCGACACTGCGCCCATCGGGCGCGACATACTCAATGGTACCGGCGGCGCCGGTTGCCGGCGCTGGGCAGCCATCTGCGCCGCCATCGCGGCTTCCGCCGCCGTAATGGGAGCCGCCAGGCTCACGCCCGCAGCCGCCTCTCCGCTCGCGTGTGCTTGCGAGCCACGAACTTTGCACACGCACGCCGTCGCGCCACCGCCCGTGGGGCTCTGATCGCCAACGCAGACTGTGGGATGAAACGTCCCTGCGGGACGCTTGAGCGAGTGCCTTCAGGCTTACGCCACCATCTCCAAACTCCACCGAACGTAAGCTCTCATCGCGAGGCCATCATGCCAGCCTGGGTCAAAGATGTCGAACGGAGACTCATCACCATTCCTAAAGCTTCTTGCAACAATTCTTTCCGGTCATCGAAACGGCCTTCCGAACAACGTGTTGAAGACATTTGCGCCGTCACGCGCCAAGGACGCTGGCGACCGTCGATGCACGCTAAATACTATGCCAAACACTCGAGCACGAGAGCATCCAGTTCGATCGAACATTCCATAACTTCATCAGCACGCGCATCATTATGCTCTCGAAACGTTTGACTCATGTTCGCAGTGATGGACGCCAGTACGTAAAGCTCTTGCATAGTACTTTTGTCAATCGTCGTGACTCCGCGCCACTCCCTCGCAAGGCTGCGAAGCGCCTCACACACCTTCCCGTACTCCTCAAGGTCAACCACAAGTTCCATGCGCAGCCGAGTAATGAATTTATTCTGCAGAATTGCTTCCTTACCTGCGCCGGGATCTGCCTCCTCGAGTGAGACGCGGACCCGCCCCAACCCGTCCACAAGCGCCCAAACGTCACGATACGTTGCTTGGGTATCCGTGACGCCATCTTGAATTTGCGTATGAACAATTGAATACGGAAATGTCGACGAATCGCCCGGGAGAAAATATTCAATCTTCATTGCATCGACTGGAGACGTTGCACCGACCTGCGTAGGACTGGGCTTCCGCATCGATACGAGCCGACCGAATCCATCTTGCACTAGGCTCGTCAGCTCACCGTGGAGGTCAATCACGCTCACCGGCGCAGCGATCCCGCGATCGTATGAAGCGTACGCGGAAAGCGCAGTACTCCCACATCCGCCACTGACGGATCCAACGTAGACCGTTTCGGAAATTGGAAGCTGCGCAAAGTCCGTGTCAGGCTTCACCTGGTGGCATCGGCCATTTGGTGCTGTCTCACGTATAAGGTTACCAAAAACGTCATGACTCTGCGCCGAGAGAACGATAACGCCATCCGCGGATGCCGCGGGCGGAGAGGGGGATCATCGCCGTGGACGTCGAGTACTCGATGGCGGTCGTCTTCCCCATGCCGTTCGCGATGCGTGTTAGAAGCCAAGGACGCACTCCCCCGGTGAGGTCGATGTACCTATACTGATTAGCTTCGCCGTAAAAGACATCACGTGTTCCCGACCCGTTGATGTCAGCCGTTCTAATGTACTCTGACCATGACATCGGATTCGCGGTCAGGTTCACAAAATGCTCATTAGTAAATGCTTGACCACCTTCATTCAGCCATATGGACGTACCGCTCGCACCGACCTGCACCAAATCGTCGAGACCGTTGCCATCTACATCTTCTAGCCGTAAACGCGGGTCGGTGGCGTCCACGGAAAATTCCGGAGAATTGGCTCCATTGGAATCTCACGGCCAGAGGCGATCCCTCCCTCCGGGCAATTCAGGTCACCCGTCCCAAATTGGCCGTTTCCACGACTGGGCCAATATCTAATATAACCATGGTACAATCGTGCGATGTCCGGAAGACCGTCACCGTTCAAGTCACCTATTCGGATCGCCCGTCAGCAAACGATATTGGGTCGCCGTCGTCCGGCAAACACTTAGCCGCCGGTTCGTTCGAGATGGAGGAAGACGTTCCGCTCGTCCATGTCACACGGCCGTACTGGCTGTCGCCTCCCGGATATCGACCAAGTGAAAAGAACGTCCGCAAAGCAGTCCCGTCGGTGAGGACCACGTCGACTATGCCGTCACCGTTTGCGTCGAGCATTCGAAAGTTCTCGCTATTTGCGAAATCAATCCGAACGTCCTGACGGTCAGCCGTTGTGATACGCCGCCCTTGGAGAGTCCACGCGCCATTCACGCTCTTCGGCGTGTAGACCGAGTACTCCCGTTGCGCATTCGGCATATTCAGTAGGTCGATGATGCCGTCGCGTTGGTCGTGCGCCGCACTCTCCGGATGCCGCCGCGGATCCAGCACGAAGGCGAGCACCTGCTGCACGTCCCAGTACGCATCGAGCCGCGGGTTGGGGGCAGTCGGGTACCCGTAGCGGATGTACTCGCGCTGAAGCGCGTTGTCGGCGTCGGCGAGCGCGCGTTCGAAGACGGCACGCGCCGCCGAGTCGTTCTCTCGGACATCGGCCAAGCGCTTCCAGAGGTTGCGTCGGAACGCGCGTCGAGCTCCTTCGGCGCGGGCGGCGGGCTGGCTTTCGTGGTGGTGCTCGTGCTGATCTTTTTGGTTTGTCGGTTCATGGTGTCTCGCTCTTGGCGCGGGGCTGCGCGCCAGCACCGGCGGCGTCGTTTCCGCTCGGGGGGGCCAAAGAGCGAGCGCCGTGCCGATCCCCGCGCTCGAGAATTTCCGCGGGCCGCCTTCGGACATGGGTGTCCAGGTCAGATCGGGGCCTGTCCCGGACAGGCTCGCAGGAGCTGCGGCTTCGGTGTCGTGCACGGCTGGGCGCGTGGGTGTGTCCACTCACGAGTCGCTTTGGCTCGAGGAAGGTCGTTGCGCGTCGATGTCGGTACATCATCGCCGATTGGGCGCATTCGTTGCTCAGACCATGAATCGAGGGAGGGGCAACATGAAGCGTCTAAATACGAGATATGGTAGCGCCGTTCTATCGATGGCGGCATTCGCCGCGGGGGCCATCGCTTGCGGAGGCAGCGCGGCCGAAGAGGGTCAGGCGGCGCAAGATGTCACGCCCGGGGCGGCGATGCCGGGTGCGGACTTGGGAATGGCATCGCATTCGGAAGCGAACACCGCGACGGTGTTTGCGAGCCTCTGGCTCTTTGGGAAAGACACACTGACGATTGGGCCGATGACGGTGCACCGCGCGACGCACGGCGGCGGCGGGGGAGTGGATCACCCCTTCGTGGACGTCGACGTGAGACTGGGCGACTTGCGGGTGCTCCGCGTCGAGGGGGCCGAGAGCAATCCGAAGAATACGAAGAGCAGCACTAGCGTGACTGCGGATGGGCAGACCAACGCGGGTGATGTCACGATGCTCAATGGGCTCGTCGTCTTGCGGAATCTCGTCGCTGAATCGAAGTGCGAGGCTACGGCGACGGGGCGGCAGTGCAAGGGGACCATGTCGGTCAGCGAGTTGACGGTGGGCGGGAAAAAGATCCCTTTATTGGAGATCGCGCCAAATACGAAATTGCGCGTGAAGAGTCTACTCGCGATTCCGGGTCTCGATGTGAAATTGCCCGTGGACCTCGAGCTCGTGCTGAACGAGCAGTTGGCCTGGACCGACGCCGTGCCGTCCACGAATTCGCTCATCGTCAATGTGGCCCATTTGTCGGGGGCGGCCAGTATCGACGGTCTCGTGAGCTTGATGGTCGATGTTGTGGAGGGCGGGCCATCGGCCACTGTCGGCGAACCGGTCACGCAATGCAACAGCGGCTCGCTTCAATGCTGCAATTCAATCCAGTCTGCAAACAGCGATGCTGCTGGAGCGATGATACCGCCAAACGCCGGGGGGCTCACTGGGAGCTTAGGCCTCGATTGCAGCCCGATGAATGTCCTCGGCACTGGCAGTAGCGGGTGCAACGCGCAGCCCGCGTGCTGCAGCGGCGACACCTACGGCACGGTCACGCTCGCCTGCAATCCCGTTGCACTTGACCTCTGATTTCATTTTAACAACGCGCGGGGCGCTTCGTCACGAGCCTCGCGCGGTATGACGGGCGTCATCGCCGAAGTAAGCAGACGCGTGATTTGGCTACAGGCTGCGGACTAAAGGATTGAGGGTTAATCAGTCGGTAACCCGTTTTCTTCCGCTGTGACCGCGTCGTTGAGGGGTGGCGGCGGGCACGCTCCATGTGCGCTCCACCAGCGTACCCGCGGATGAATTTTGCGCCCCGCGTGCGAGAACGCTGTGCGCCTGCGGGGCGTTCTGATGGTGTGTCCCGGTCCATGGCCATGCACCCCGCCCATCCGTCCCGCCTCGTCGCCATCGCGGCGGCGTTCATCGTGCTCTTCGCTGGGCTCGCAGTCCGCGCATGGGCGGGAGGAGCCTTCGCCAAGTATGCCGGCGTCGCGCTCTACGGCTCGCTGGTCTACACGCTGGTGGTCACCATCGCACCGCGGCTCTCACCGTGGCGGGCCGCGGGCATTGCACTGGCCTTTTGCTGGGCCATCGAGCTCGGGCAACTTACCGGGATTCCGGCGTCGCTCGCGACGCGGAGCAAACTGGCTCGCCTCGTCCTAGGTACCACGTTCAACGTCCCCGACTTGTTCTGGTACGCCGCGGGCGTCGCGCCGGTGGCCGGCGCGGACAAGATGCTTCGCAGTCGCACGTCCGAAACGCAGGCGCCCCGGTGACATCCCCCAGTGCGTGCCAATACCGGCGGCGTGTGGCCGCTCGTGTTGCTCGGGAGGGCGAACGCCGTGCCACCCATCGACGCCGCTCGAGAGGGGCCGTCGACGGTCTTGAGCACCGTGCCCATTGACGCTGAGCCTCGACGCGACCACAAAGCGGCGCATGACCCATTGGATTTCTAAGCAGTCCACTTCGCCTGACGGCATGCTTGTCTTCCTCCCGGTCGGCGGCGAGGTCTTCGAGGACTTCGAGCAAGCAACGTCACGCGCGCTTGCTCTCAGCCGCAGACATCCAAGGCAAGTTTTCATCGTCAACGACGGCACGGGCGCACCAATTCTGAGCGCGCTCGATGGCGAAGACCGTCCAGCACCGGCGAGCACATCGACTGCGGTGGTGCATCGACTCGGGCAAGTCTACGGACCTTCTTGATCGCGAACGCCCTCGAGATGCCAGCAGCTCGTGCTGACGGAATGCTACCCTCCGGCCGCGATGGCGAAGCGCTCCCCATATCTCGTCAAGCGGCCGACCAAGCCGCTCAATGACGAGCATCTCATTCGAGCTGTCCTTGAAACCATGTGGCAGTCCGTGGAGATCCACGGCGACTACGACGACCTACGCGCGGGACTGATCCTCGCGACGCCGGGTCAGGTCGCGGTCTTCGCCGTGCGCTGGTGCGATCATGAGGTCTGTAACGGCGGCTTTCACCAGTTGTTCTACAACTCCACGGGGATCCTCTTTCCAGAAGCCGTTCAGGGCTTGCAGCAGATCGGGGCCACCGACTACGCGAGCTTCTTCTCGCAGGCGGCCTCGCTCCTGCCGTCCGCGGACGTACCGCGAGATCGGGACGAGCGCATTCGGCTGCTCGAACGCGTGCCGTACGAGCTCTGGAAGAAACAGATCAAGCCCGTCGAAGACGCGTACTACGCGTTGAGGCGGACCGGGACCACGGTCGAGCGCCACGCGGCTCGGTACGTGGAGGAGCACTCCGAAGACTTCTTCGACGTGGAGGTCCTCAACTGAGGGCGCGAGCGGGATCCCGCTCGCGGCGGCGCCCGGCCTTCTGCACGCTCGGCACCAGCAGGGCGTGCTCTAGACGCAGTCGCCTAAGTGTTCGCCGCACTCCCCGCAGGTTGACCATGCAACCAAGTGATCGCCGTACGAGCCCGACTCCTCACGGACGTCTCTCGAACCGCACTTCGTGCAGCGAGTTCCACCCTCGTCGACTCCAGATACGACAAAGGGGGGGTTATAAACGCGCTACAAACGGGGAGCTATCTGAAGCGCTGCGATAACTTGGGAGTGACCCGCTGGTTCAAAGGGCGGGTCCCCGCAACGCGGCGGAAATAAGGCTTCGAGAGAGCTTCGTTGCTGAAGACAAAGCTCTCGATGGTGCTCGCGGGGGTCGCGCATGGGCAGCCGCAGGGGT encodes:
- a CDS encoding DMP19 family protein, with product MWQSVEIHGDYDDLRAGLILATPGQVAVFAVRWCDHEVCNGGFHQLFYNSTGILFPEAVQGLQQIGATDYASFFSQAASLLPSADVPRDRDERIRLLERVPYELWKKQIKPVEDAYYALRRTGTTVERHAARYVEEHSEDFFDVEVLN
- a CDS encoding hydrophobin family protein — its product is MKRLNTRYGSAVLSMAAFAAGAIACGGSAAEEGQAAQDVTPGAAMPGADLGMASHSEANTATVFASLWLFGKDTLTIGPMTVHRATHGGGGGVDHPFVDVDVRLGDLRVLRVEGAESNPKNTKSSTSVTADGQTNAGDVTMLNGLVVLRNLVAESKCEATATGRQCKGTMSVSELTVGGKKIPLLEIAPNTKLRVKSLLAIPGLDVKLPVDLELVLNEQLAWTDAVPSTNSLIVNVAHLSGAASIDGLVSLMVDVVEGGPSATVGEPVTQCNSGSLQCCNSIQSANSDAAGAMIPPNAGGLTGSLGLDCSPMNVLGTGSSGCNAQPACCSGDTYGTVTLACNPVALDL
- a CDS encoding DUF2809 domain-containing protein; the encoded protein is MAMHPAHPSRLVAIAAAFIVLFAGLAVRAWAGGAFAKYAGVALYGSLVYTLVVTIAPRLSPWRAAGIALAFCWAIELGQLTGIPASLATRSKLARLVLGTTFNVPDLFWYAAGVAPVAGADKMLRSRTSETQAPR
- a CDS encoding metallophosphoesterase, whose amino-acid sequence is MSERLSAGGWGTWERAGLGLLAAAVCSASAISACGGEDHSANNAGGEGAASPGVYEPPSEGPEPAADTNEAADEAPSVAAADIPTDANFKVAFIGDTASGEDFRTVLQLVKREAAQLVVVQGDLTYDGEAPPEWFSAIDAEINTAQTKIPYFVSKGNHDSGWSQIGSGLKSRMATWNIPSENNDPTKKNYSVVYKGLKIVMVSDSETSPSRATYVKDRLANDAHIWKICSWHKNQRATNVGPKSDEMGWTIYENCRAQGAIVAQGHSHTYSRSKTVTNDQSQTIDSSCNSAFDLCVAPGKHFFFDSSLGGHDMRPLNTTVASKPYWGSTYASSFGALFITFHVDGDPRKARGYFKTVDNVIIDPPASSGKTSFTITRAP
- a CDS encoding VCBS repeat-containing protein, coding for MDATDPRLRLEDVDGNGLDDLVQVGASGTSIWLNEGGQAFTNEHFVNLTANPMSWSEYIRTADINGSGTRDVFYGEANQYRYIDLTGGVRPWLLTRIANGMGKTTAIEYSTSTAMIPLSARGIRGWRYRSLGAES
- a CDS encoding VOC family protein, encoding MSTTTANGDIPKIFRVALEVSNIDEAARFYTELLGQAGKRHPGSRHYYDCGGVILSLLDVSAGGLPPTPGVKSLYLAVRNLDAIHARAQALGALAPYKVHGQPAADPVQRPWGERSFYVVDPWGNDLCFVEEGTLYT
- a CDS encoding YkgJ family cysteine cluster protein codes for the protein MKNFPGARYLNFRCTGCGNCCKDPLLPLTQDDISRIIERTGDSPSHIAQVVDKHAIHMDDEPEAFAMLRQGKRVLVLRHEQGRCIYLGDDNRCTIYTSRPLGCRIYPLDPEFNKKKKLRRLTLVQATECPYEMDGNVDTEPLYDLQQRYWKQHEDYNTKVAEWNRVQRRRRREGRAAQTAREFFTFLGLTDSEPSNKRRVPATTKSADSKSAAASSASPAKTRKAKAPAKTRATKSRTVAKQKRRTSR